One genomic region from Halorussus rarus encodes:
- a CDS encoding DUF7503 family protein codes for MARTSDLTARLADNPKLMGALWTVALLLAESGSAVADCACAKSGP; via the coding sequence ATGGCACGAACGTCCGACCTCACGGCGCGGCTGGCCGACAACCCGAAACTGATGGGCGCGCTCTGGACGGTCGCGCTGCTGCTCGCAGAGAGCGGGAGCGCGGTCGCCGACTGCGCGTGCGCGAAGTCCGGACCGTAG
- a CDS encoding DUF7504 family protein: MSSPESAGSVRGTGPPVPDDDLANFLDVLNELKSTGCNLLVVGDAPRELFARASARMLGDDDATRYRVLAATDATPGSIADRLPDPTESSRPVGETTHVLNHVGAVRSVTASADETPRAELAGVKETRVADPQLAGLQSALVEAIDDFATRAGDSLEPAALRVGVDSLAPLVDFHGEDVVRRCLRIVGGHVRKRDAMAHYVLPKPYDSELVRAFAPAADAVVEVRLADAAEDGRVGEQRWHVPNRELSVGWTPL, translated from the coding sequence ATGTCGTCCCCAGAATCCGCGGGTTCCGTACGCGGGACCGGGCCGCCGGTCCCCGACGACGACCTCGCGAACTTTCTCGACGTCCTGAACGAGCTGAAATCCACCGGATGCAATCTGCTGGTCGTCGGCGACGCGCCCCGGGAGCTGTTCGCGCGGGCGAGCGCGCGAATGCTGGGCGACGACGACGCGACGCGGTACCGCGTCCTCGCGGCGACCGACGCGACCCCCGGGAGCATCGCCGACCGGCTCCCCGACCCGACCGAGTCGTCGCGCCCGGTCGGCGAGACGACCCACGTGCTCAACCACGTCGGCGCGGTCCGGTCGGTCACCGCCTCGGCCGACGAGACGCCCCGGGCGGAGCTCGCGGGCGTCAAGGAGACCCGGGTCGCGGACCCCCAGCTGGCCGGGCTCCAGTCCGCGCTGGTCGAGGCCATCGACGACTTCGCGACCCGCGCCGGCGATTCGCTCGAACCGGCGGCGCTCCGCGTGGGCGTCGACTCGCTGGCGCCGCTGGTCGACTTCCACGGCGAGGACGTGGTCCGGCGGTGCCTCCGCATCGTCGGCGGGCACGTCCGGAAGCGCGACGCCATGGCCCACTACGTGCTGCCGAAGCCGTACGACAGCGAGCTCGTCCGGGCGTTCGCTCCCGCCGCCGACGCCGTCGTCGAGGTCCGGCTGGCCGACGCCGCCGAGGACGGACGGGTCGGCGAACAGCGCTGGCACGTCCCGAACCGGGAGCTGTCGGTCGGCTGGACGCCGCTGTAG
- the gcvH gene encoding glycine cleavage system protein GcvH: MSFEVPDDRKYSSEHEWVETTDGTARIGITGFAQDELGDVVFVELPDEGEELSQDEEFGVVESIKAVSDLYSPVNATVTAVNDALADQPELVNDDPFGEGWMLEVELAEDDGLDELLSAEEYREQIE; encoded by the coding sequence ATGAGCTTCGAAGTTCCCGACGACCGGAAGTACAGTAGCGAACACGAGTGGGTCGAGACGACCGACGGCACCGCCAGAATCGGTATCACCGGCTTCGCCCAGGACGAACTGGGCGACGTCGTCTTCGTCGAACTCCCCGACGAGGGGGAGGAGCTCTCCCAGGACGAGGAGTTCGGCGTCGTCGAGTCCATCAAGGCGGTCTCGGACCTCTACTCGCCGGTGAACGCCACCGTCACCGCGGTCAACGACGCGCTGGCCGACCAGCCCGAACTCGTCAACGACGACCCCTTCGGCGAGGGCTGGATGCTGGAGGTCGAACTGGCCGAGGACGACGGGCTCGACGAACTGCTGAGCGCCGAGGAGTATCGCGAGCAGATCGAGTAG
- the gcvT gene encoding glycine cleavage system aminomethyltransferase GcvT: MSLRKPPLREAHAAEGASFTEFGGWDMPVEFDSIKVEHAAVREEAGIFDVSHMGQIEVGGPDAADLIQRLTTNDVTELGRGDSHYSMVVDEEGTILDDTVVYRLPEGRDAEFLFVPNAGHDEQMYDRWTDHRDEWGLDAEVENATEEYAMYAVQGPEATDLVAEAADDDVTDLSKFEGTDAAFAGVDCWTARTGYTGEAGFELVVPVESAEAVWDLFDCQPCGLGARDTLRMEMGFLLSGQDFDADENPRNPYEAGVGWTVKLDTEFVGRDALEGVDAEGADEEFVGIKLVDRGVPRHGYDVTDPDGEVIGEVTSGTMSPTLDEPIALGYVPTEYADAGTKVRVVVRGQSKKAKIANTPFLSE; the protein is encoded by the coding sequence ATGAGCCTTCGGAAACCGCCACTGCGCGAGGCCCACGCCGCCGAGGGAGCGTCGTTCACCGAGTTCGGCGGGTGGGACATGCCCGTGGAGTTCGACTCCATCAAGGTCGAGCACGCCGCGGTCCGCGAGGAGGCGGGCATCTTCGACGTGTCCCACATGGGCCAGATCGAGGTCGGCGGGCCCGACGCCGCCGACCTGATCCAGCGGCTCACCACCAACGACGTGACCGAACTCGGCCGCGGGGACTCCCACTACTCGATGGTCGTCGACGAGGAGGGCACGATTCTCGACGACACCGTGGTCTACCGCCTCCCCGAGGGCCGGGACGCCGAGTTCCTCTTCGTCCCCAACGCGGGTCACGACGAGCAGATGTACGACCGGTGGACCGACCACCGCGACGAGTGGGGCCTCGACGCCGAGGTGGAGAACGCCACCGAGGAGTACGCGATGTACGCGGTCCAGGGGCCCGAGGCGACGGACCTCGTGGCCGAGGCGGCCGACGACGACGTGACCGACCTCTCGAAGTTCGAGGGCACGGACGCGGCGTTCGCGGGCGTCGACTGCTGGACCGCCCGGACCGGCTACACCGGCGAGGCCGGCTTCGAACTGGTCGTCCCGGTCGAGTCGGCCGAGGCGGTCTGGGACCTGTTCGACTGCCAGCCCTGCGGTCTCGGCGCGCGCGACACCCTCCGCATGGAGATGGGATTCCTGCTGTCCGGCCAGGACTTCGACGCCGACGAGAACCCCCGGAACCCCTACGAGGCGGGCGTCGGCTGGACGGTCAAGCTCGACACCGAGTTCGTCGGCCGGGACGCGCTCGAGGGCGTCGACGCCGAGGGCGCCGACGAGGAGTTCGTCGGCATCAAACTCGTCGACCGCGGCGTCCCGCGCCACGGCTACGACGTGACCGACCCCGACGGCGAGGTCATCGGCGAGGTGACCAGCGGCACGATGAGTCCGACGCTGGACGAGCCCATCGCGCTGGGCTACGTCCCCACCGAGTACGCCGACGCCGGGACCAAGGTCCGCGTCGTGGTCCGCGGCCAGTCGAAAAAGGCAAAGATAGCGAACACGCCATTCCTGAGTGAGTAA
- a CDS encoding cation:proton antiporter, whose translation MVAETGIAAELIDLLSVFVIAAGVGVFVAKIGRFPYTIALLLAGLTVSILGVTIDIELSHDLILLVFLPPLLFEGAATTDLEHFRTNLTHILVLAVVGLIAAILLLGVVGHYAFGFPLLVALLFAAMILPTDPVSVLALFEELGAPERLSVLVEGESLVNDGVGVVIFTTLYALVLQSTRAGTDLAELVTADTIVSASTDILVASVGGALVGLVAGLAVYQVMYRLDEHMTEIVLTLVLAYGSFLLAEHTLSGVIGDYYFSGVIATVTAGFLIGNRGAERAMSAQTKISVFNTWETAAFLVNTLIFLLIGAKTPIHQVVTHGRLILLAIPLVVLARAAVVYPIVNLVNQAVARPVPVDYQHVMVWGGLHGSIPIALVLGLPPNFPLLEELRAMVFGVAAFSLVVQGLTMGRLMNGLDIVTRSEAEELYELLVGRARAVDAALESAERLHAAGDLSEEVYEDFRGEYEREKQDLSEAIGQLLENNPELRREELLVGERRVLKQEKSALMDAMRNGTVSDDVGRRLIEEIDLKLDRVQSGESTVTDRQEEEAYEEFWRSRAAEFGLETRPEAQKADD comes from the coding sequence ATGGTCGCAGAGACTGGGATCGCCGCCGAGCTCATCGACCTGCTGTCGGTGTTCGTCATCGCGGCTGGCGTCGGCGTCTTCGTCGCCAAGATCGGCCGGTTCCCCTACACTATCGCGCTCCTGCTCGCGGGTCTCACCGTCTCGATCCTCGGCGTCACCATCGACATCGAACTGTCCCACGACCTCATCCTGCTGGTCTTCCTGCCGCCGCTTCTGTTCGAGGGCGCGGCGACCACCGACCTCGAACACTTCCGGACGAACCTCACGCACATCCTCGTCCTCGCGGTGGTGGGACTGATAGCGGCGATCCTCCTGCTCGGCGTCGTCGGCCACTACGCCTTCGGCTTCCCGTTGCTGGTCGCGCTGCTGTTCGCGGCGATGATCCTGCCCACCGACCCGGTGTCGGTGCTGGCGCTGTTCGAGGAACTCGGCGCGCCCGAGCGCCTCTCGGTGCTGGTCGAGGGCGAGAGCCTCGTCAACGACGGCGTGGGCGTCGTCATCTTCACGACGCTGTACGCGCTCGTCCTCCAGTCCACTCGGGCCGGGACCGACCTCGCGGAACTGGTGACCGCCGACACCATCGTCAGCGCCTCGACCGACATCCTGGTCGCCAGCGTCGGCGGAGCGCTCGTCGGACTGGTGGCCGGCCTCGCGGTGTACCAGGTCATGTACCGGCTCGACGAGCACATGACCGAGATCGTGCTGACGCTCGTTCTGGCGTACGGCAGCTTCCTGCTGGCCGAACACACCCTGAGCGGGGTCATCGGCGACTACTACTTCAGCGGCGTCATCGCCACGGTGACGGCCGGCTTCCTCATCGGCAACCGGGGCGCCGAGCGCGCGATGAGCGCCCAGACCAAGATCTCGGTGTTCAACACGTGGGAGACCGCCGCCTTCCTCGTCAACACGCTCATCTTCCTGCTCATCGGCGCGAAGACGCCCATCCACCAGGTGGTGACCCACGGGCGACTCATCCTGCTGGCCATCCCGCTGGTCGTCCTCGCGCGCGCGGCGGTGGTCTACCCCATCGTCAACCTCGTCAACCAGGCGGTCGCCCGACCGGTGCCGGTCGACTACCAGCACGTCATGGTGTGGGGCGGGCTCCACGGCTCGATTCCCATCGCGCTGGTGCTGGGGCTGCCGCCGAACTTCCCGCTGCTGGAGGAGCTCCGCGCGATGGTGTTCGGCGTCGCGGCGTTCAGCCTCGTGGTCCAGGGGCTCACGATGGGCCGGCTGATGAACGGCCTCGACATCGTGACCCGGTCGGAGGCCGAGGAGCTGTACGAACTGCTCGTCGGGCGCGCTCGCGCGGTCGACGCCGCGCTCGAATCGGCCGAACGGCTCCACGCCGCGGGCGACCTCTCGGAGGAGGTCTACGAGGACTTCCGCGGGGAGTACGAGCGCGAGAAGCAGGACCTGAGCGAGGCCATCGGCCAGCTGCTCGAGAACAACCCCGAGCTCCGGCGCGAGGAGCTGCTGGTCGGCGAGCGTCGGGTGCTCAAGCAGGAGAAGAGCGCCCTAATGGACGCGATGCGCAACGGCACCGTCAGCGACGACGTGGGCCGCCGGCTGATAGAGGAGATCGACCTCAAGCTCGACCGGGTGCAGTCCGGCGAGAGCACGGTCACCGACCGCCAAGAGGAGGAGGCCTACGAGGAGTTCTGGCGCTCGCGCGCCGCGGAGTTCGGCCTGGAGACTCGACCGGAGGCCCAGAAGGCAGACGACTGA
- a CDS encoding S8 family serine peptidase: MSDKTPNRCGRRDFLKATGAVGAAAAASGVTAATPGREPGPKKDEILVGVSAGHGDVEATVAGHLPGTAEVVHTNDNLRYAAVEFPSRAPEKAKQNFIDAITKRDGIKYAEPNATHTALATPSDPRFGDQYAPQQVESDRAWDATFGDSEVTIAVVDTGAQYDHPDLAANYASDPGRDFADGDSDPAPDAPSDEYHATHVSGCAAAVVDNGAGVAGQGNSTLINGRALDESGSGSTADIADAVEWAADRGADVINLSLGGGGYTSTMKNAVSYATDNGALVVAAAGNDGSGSVSYPAAYSECVAVSAVDSDEQLASFSQYGSSVELCAPGVDVLSTTTEERGSYERLSGTSMATPVTSGVAGLTLAKWDLTNSELRSHLKNTAEDIGLSSDEQGAGQVNAYDAVTTEPGSGGGGGGGDGGSTSETVSGSLSGSYDYDDYSWSWEYSSPSQIVVELDGPSDADFDLYVNEGTTTDASPSDYDYRSISTNSRESITVDSPDTSTALQIDVDSYSGSGSYDLTITEYQ, translated from the coding sequence ATGTCGGACAAAACCCCCAACCGATGCGGTCGACGCGACTTCCTCAAGGCAACAGGTGCGGTCGGCGCCGCCGCCGCGGCGAGTGGCGTTACGGCAGCGACGCCGGGCCGCGAGCCCGGTCCGAAGAAGGACGAGATTCTCGTCGGCGTCTCCGCCGGCCACGGCGACGTGGAGGCGACGGTCGCCGGCCACCTCCCGGGCACCGCGGAGGTCGTCCACACCAACGACAACCTCCGGTACGCCGCGGTCGAGTTCCCGAGCCGGGCTCCGGAGAAGGCCAAGCAGAACTTCATCGACGCCATCACGAAGCGCGACGGCATCAAGTACGCCGAGCCGAACGCGACCCACACCGCACTCGCCACTCCGAGCGACCCCCGGTTCGGCGACCAGTACGCGCCCCAGCAGGTCGAGTCCGACCGGGCGTGGGACGCCACGTTCGGCGACTCGGAGGTCACCATCGCCGTCGTCGACACCGGCGCCCAGTACGACCACCCCGACCTGGCGGCCAACTACGCCTCGGACCCCGGCCGGGACTTCGCTGACGGCGACTCGGACCCGGCCCCGGACGCGCCGAGCGACGAGTACCACGCCACCCACGTCTCGGGCTGCGCCGCGGCGGTCGTCGACAACGGCGCCGGCGTCGCGGGCCAGGGCAACTCAACGCTCATCAACGGCCGGGCGCTCGACGAGAGCGGCAGCGGGTCGACGGCCGACATCGCCGACGCCGTCGAGTGGGCGGCCGACCGGGGCGCGGACGTCATCAACCTGAGCCTCGGTGGCGGCGGCTACACGTCCACGATGAAGAACGCCGTCTCCTACGCGACCGACAACGGCGCGCTCGTCGTCGCGGCCGCCGGGAACGACGGCTCAGGCAGCGTCTCGTACCCCGCCGCCTATAGCGAGTGCGTGGCGGTCTCGGCGGTCGACAGCGACGAGCAGCTCGCGTCGTTCTCCCAGTACGGCAGCAGCGTCGAGCTCTGCGCGCCCGGCGTCGACGTGCTCTCGACCACGACCGAGGAGCGTGGCTCCTACGAGCGGCTGTCGGGCACCTCGATGGCGACGCCGGTCACGTCGGGCGTCGCCGGCCTGACGCTCGCGAAGTGGGACCTCACCAACTCGGAGCTCCGCAGCCACCTCAAGAACACCGCCGAGGACATCGGTCTCTCCTCGGACGAGCAGGGCGCGGGCCAGGTCAACGCCTACGACGCGGTCACCACCGAACCCGGTAGCGGCGGTGGCGGCGGAGGCGGCGACGGCGGGTCGACGTCCGAGACGGTCAGCGGGTCGCTGTCGGGCTCCTACGACTACGACGACTACTCGTGGTCGTGGGAGTACAGCTCGCCGAGCCAGATCGTCGTGGAACTCGACGGGCCGAGCGACGCCGACTTCGACCTCTACGTCAACGAGGGCACGACGACCGACGCCTCCCCGAGCGACTACGACTACCGGTCGATCAGCACGAACAGCCGGGAGTCCATCACCGTCGACAGCCCCGACACGTCGACGGCGCTCCAGATCGACGTCGACTCCTACAGCGGGTCGGGGAGCTACGACCTGACCATCACCGAGTACCAGTAA
- a CDS encoding NYN domain-containing protein, with translation MQPLRSLLDGATTVALFVDGPNVLRDEFDVDLDDVRAAAEEIGQLSATRLYLDEHATPGLIQAAEARGYEVTVTSGDVDVKLAVDATEFALTEGLDVLAVASRDTDFKPVLEKAARNGVRTVAIAPGEHGRSDALRNAAHDAVVLEE, from the coding sequence ATGCAACCGCTGCGCTCGCTCCTCGACGGGGCGACGACCGTCGCGCTGTTCGTGGACGGGCCGAACGTGCTGCGAGACGAGTTCGACGTGGACCTCGACGACGTCCGGGCGGCGGCCGAAGAGATCGGCCAGCTCTCGGCGACGCGGCTCTACCTCGACGAACACGCCACGCCCGGGCTCATCCAGGCCGCCGAGGCCCGAGGCTACGAGGTGACGGTGACCAGCGGCGACGTGGACGTGAAGCTCGCGGTCGACGCGACCGAGTTCGCGCTCACCGAGGGGCTGGACGTGCTGGCGGTCGCCTCGCGGGACACCGACTTCAAGCCCGTGCTGGAGAAGGCCGCCCGGAACGGAGTCCGGACGGTCGCCATCGCGCCGGGCGAGCACGGCCGGTCGGACGCCCTGCGGAACGCGGCCCACGACGCGGTCGTGCTGGAGGAGTGA
- a CDS encoding TatD family hydrolase gives MSEDLGTPVLDDHLHLDPDHGRGMEAVKDFARSGGTHLLVVNKPSWLLGVEPETGEEFRPVFETTLDAVSRADEILDGRAWPVLGVHPGLVSKLVDDRGYAPEAARDLMQAGLDLAAEYVESGEAVALKTGRPHYDTTDAVWEASNAVLRHGLALGADRDCAVQLHTEASEDLTEIADWAEDAGLDPEKVVKHYAGGKLAGPTPSVMSEKDRLARAAERGEPFLMETDFVDDPDRPGAVMGPKTVPRRVRWMQEEGYDEALVIAHVEAPKRVYGLDTEETLDR, from the coding sequence ATGAGCGAGGACCTCGGAACGCCGGTGCTCGACGACCACCTCCACCTCGACCCCGACCACGGCCGGGGCATGGAGGCGGTCAAGGACTTCGCGCGCAGCGGCGGCACCCACCTGCTCGTGGTCAACAAGCCCTCGTGGCTGCTCGGGGTCGAACCCGAGACCGGCGAGGAGTTCCGCCCCGTCTTCGAGACCACCCTCGACGCGGTCTCGCGGGCGGACGAGATACTCGACGGCCGGGCGTGGCCCGTGCTCGGGGTCCACCCCGGGCTGGTCTCGAAGCTGGTCGACGACCGGGGGTACGCGCCCGAGGCGGCCCGCGACCTGATGCAAGCGGGGCTGGACCTCGCGGCCGAGTACGTCGAGTCGGGCGAGGCGGTGGCGCTCAAGACCGGTCGACCCCACTACGACACGACCGACGCGGTGTGGGAGGCCTCGAACGCGGTGCTCCGCCACGGGCTGGCGCTGGGCGCCGACCGGGATTGTGCGGTCCAGCTCCACACCGAGGCCAGCGAGGACCTGACCGAGATCGCCGACTGGGCCGAGGACGCCGGCCTGGACCCCGAGAAGGTCGTCAAACACTACGCCGGCGGGAAGCTGGCCGGACCGACGCCGAGCGTGATGAGCGAGAAGGACAGGCTGGCACGCGCTGCCGAGCGGGGCGAGCCGTTCCTGATGGAGACCGACTTCGTGGACGACCCCGACCGGCCCGGCGCGGTGATGGGGCCCAAGACGGTGCCCCGGCGCGTCCGGTGGATGCAGGAGGAAGGGTACGACGAGGCGCTGGTAATCGCCCACGTGGAGGCGCCAAAGCGGGTCTACGGCCTCGACACGGAAGAAACGTTGGACCGGTAG
- a CDS encoding DUF2150 family protein — translation MSAPPEEFYSDERWQNWLDRIREEDIDPEDEDSARLLLNLQDDVAIAVAKIVTAYDDGEVEEEEALEELADIREVVLDEVEFDNDEKAMLIDGVQTSLVCVFYAAEQYVADGPADEGGVEEYVVEAGRAEEGEDLDSALGLVAAAGTRIIDGEELDMTVTEDIEYGLVTEWVNGLDSLQSAMSDPEVVEEEEEDE, via the coding sequence ATGAGCGCGCCTCCGGAGGAATTCTACTCCGACGAACGCTGGCAGAACTGGCTCGACCGCATCCGGGAGGAGGACATCGACCCGGAGGACGAGGACTCGGCCCGACTGCTCCTCAATCTCCAGGACGACGTCGCCATCGCCGTCGCCAAGATCGTCACCGCGTACGACGACGGCGAGGTCGAGGAGGAGGAGGCGCTCGAGGAGCTCGCCGACATCCGCGAGGTCGTCCTCGACGAGGTGGAGTTCGACAACGACGAGAAGGCGATGCTCATCGACGGCGTCCAGACCAGTCTGGTCTGCGTCTTCTACGCGGCCGAGCAGTACGTCGCCGACGGGCCCGCCGACGAGGGTGGCGTCGAGGAGTACGTCGTGGAGGCCGGCCGCGCCGAGGAGGGCGAGGACCTCGACTCGGCGCTCGGACTGGTCGCGGCGGCCGGGACGCGCATCATCGACGGCGAGGAGCTCGACATGACGGTCACCGAGGACATCGAGTACGGCCTGGTCACCGAGTGGGTCAACGGCCTCGACAGCCTCCAGAGCGCCATGAGCGACCCCGAGGTCGTCGAAGAGGAAGAGGAAGACGAGTAG
- a CDS encoding Ig-like domain-containing protein, with product MRLRTDDRGVTVQVGTVLLFAVVVVLLSTYQASVVPQQNEQVEFDHNQRVQGQLQDLRDELLRTAVTGSGGSSSVALGTRYPVRAVFVNPAPPSGTLATTPAANATIRNATADGETGDYWTGHSRNFSTLGLTYDPLYHVYQNPPTTVFRNGVLYNRYPDANRTLSGQRLVRGNRISLVALNGSLSESASGSATVDFRAVSAATRTVTVRNETANLSVVVPTTLAEGKAVGLWRQLLADEWSESPGDDRRVLAVEAGPRPDVADVRIVLEPGTYELQLAKVGVGSDVTGVDPHYVTDVRGDNASALEGGKQQLVVEVRDRFNNPVSGTIVNASDVTDGTVTPQRTRTNAAGRATFVYDASGAAGTEAVTFNISDDPEPREEATLRVHVSSAGTGNGTTGGDGDDGAYWTWWENATIDSRPGMTCHANDTCRYDLAYGDTVTLTANTTPTADGATVQFAVNDTATAQFAADQGTTGSDGSVEADLQALDTENVTVYAASGGTGDRLAIQIYDSGAEPTGTIVYNDDGTATRGDRQGGQKSGLTFSVTNNEAESVTLTDVRVEPEDGSIDELSDSSADEGMYQSELHVDAQRDGTSDIAGGTALPRTFDIDSDGQEPHANEWYGDVTWTLQQEPIIAGDGGTATFYLYEFFSDGNPVSMTSERVTITLRFENHDPVTFTVRGNDG from the coding sequence GTGCGACTGCGAACCGACGACCGGGGCGTGACCGTGCAGGTCGGGACGGTGCTGCTGTTCGCGGTGGTTGTCGTCCTGCTGTCGACCTACCAGGCCTCGGTCGTCCCCCAGCAGAACGAGCAGGTGGAGTTCGACCACAACCAGCGGGTCCAGGGCCAGCTCCAGGACCTCCGTGACGAGCTCCTCCGGACCGCCGTCACCGGCAGCGGCGGGTCGTCGTCGGTCGCGCTCGGGACCCGGTATCCGGTCCGGGCCGTCTTCGTCAACCCCGCGCCGCCCTCGGGGACGCTCGCGACGACGCCGGCCGCGAACGCGACGATTCGGAACGCCACCGCCGACGGCGAGACCGGCGACTACTGGACAGGTCACAGTCGGAACTTCTCGACGCTGGGGCTGACCTACGACCCGCTGTACCACGTCTACCAGAACCCCCCGACGACGGTGTTCCGGAACGGCGTGCTCTACAACCGGTATCCGGACGCCAATCGGACGCTGTCGGGTCAGCGACTCGTCCGCGGGAACCGGATCTCGCTCGTGGCGCTGAACGGCAGCCTCTCGGAGTCGGCCAGCGGGAGCGCGACGGTCGACTTCCGCGCGGTCAGCGCCGCGACCCGGACCGTGACGGTCCGCAACGAGACGGCCAACCTCTCGGTGGTCGTCCCGACCACGCTCGCCGAGGGGAAGGCGGTCGGCCTCTGGAGGCAACTGCTCGCAGACGAGTGGAGCGAATCGCCCGGCGACGACCGCCGCGTGCTCGCCGTGGAGGCCGGTCCCCGGCCCGACGTCGCGGACGTCCGAATCGTCCTCGAACCGGGAACTTACGAGCTCCAGCTCGCGAAGGTCGGCGTCGGCTCGGACGTGACGGGCGTCGACCCTCACTACGTGACCGACGTCCGGGGCGACAACGCGAGCGCGCTCGAAGGCGGCAAGCAGCAACTCGTCGTGGAGGTGCGCGACCGGTTCAACAACCCCGTGTCGGGCACGATCGTGAACGCGAGCGACGTCACCGACGGGACCGTGACTCCGCAACGGACCCGGACGAACGCTGCAGGTCGCGCAACGTTCGTCTACGATGCCTCCGGGGCGGCCGGGACCGAGGCGGTGACGTTCAACATCAGCGACGACCCCGAGCCGCGGGAGGAGGCGACCCTCCGCGTTCACGTCAGCTCGGCTGGCACGGGGAACGGCACCACCGGAGGAGACGGGGACGACGGTGCCTACTGGACCTGGTGGGAGAACGCCACCATCGACTCCCGGCCCGGGATGACGTGCCACGCCAACGACACGTGCAGGTACGACCTCGCGTACGGCGATACCGTGACGCTGACGGCGAACACGACGCCCACCGCCGACGGTGCGACGGTCCAGTTCGCGGTGAACGACACGGCGACAGCCCAGTTCGCCGCCGACCAGGGGACCACCGGGAGCGACGGCAGCGTCGAGGCCGACCTCCAGGCGCTCGATACCGAGAACGTCACCGTCTACGCCGCCAGCGGCGGGACCGGCGACAGGCTGGCGATCCAGATCTACGACTCCGGAGCAGAGCCGACCGGCACCATCGTGTACAACGACGACGGGACCGCGACGCGCGGCGACAGACAGGGCGGGCAGAAGTCCGGATTGACCTTCAGCGTCACGAACAACGAAGCCGAGTCGGTCACCCTGACCGACGTTCGCGTCGAACCCGAAGACGGGTCTATCGACGAACTCAGTGACTCGTCTGCGGACGAGGGCATGTACCAGAGCGAACTGCACGTCGACGCGCAGCGCGACGGAACCTCCGACATCGCCGGCGGGACTGCGCTTCCCAGAACGTTCGACATCGACAGCGACGGTCAGGAACCGCACGCAAACGAGTGGTACGGTGATGTTACCTGGACGCTCCAGCAGGAACCGATCATCGCCGGTGACGGCGGCACCGCGACGTTCTACCTCTACGAGTTCTTCAGCGACGGGAACCCCGTCTCGATGACGAGCGAACGCGTCACCATCACGCTGCGCTTCGAGAACCACGACCCGGTGACGTTCACCGTGCGCGGAAACGACGGTTGA